A single window of Girardinichthys multiradiatus isolate DD_20200921_A chromosome 15, DD_fGirMul_XY1, whole genome shotgun sequence DNA harbors:
- the tdrd15 gene encoding tudor domain-containing protein 15 isoform X4, translating into MQSMPGSEHLKSHDSGVPTQHALWSVDLKCTHLDWSPKATLIHFQGQYPSICELDYHILQQELQNVSKTEAAVDIADFCLVEDVSSARWFRGRVQNRKEDLLDVFLIDCGNVLSVDVAHIRSCTDDLFILPPKIVSGFLANVLILQNCSPSVIEGYLSSLIGKNVTGFITALLPHKVVLLEVPNINSDLVRHGFGRHVDRDTFLLLVSLLTEVPLKQNMEPVPDLLIEKSRGQTFCYKSSSLRGYKDILSFCGLKLSFGTHNKVRVTAAVNPGLFYCQMANATAELCQFSKKLAKVCEDKIKGDSQKTPENLGVLCAVKGKDQGWYRGLVQFLPAHSQVRVFFIDYGFFETAKVENVHRLPPEFYSAQIMAFPCQLPSLADQEMPFRTQQLSFLKAGLLGAVLEVEITGFDKENHLYTIKVLSDEDSHVEEPKPIHNLTSEPLSDVVELPPLDRYENYEKILSEALCKTMEAEDVQVGSIFVGYVEYAQDPNHFWIRTQKRNQEFEEMMTKIRDYFSQVKLDEDVLNPEVGAMCCALYEEDMHFYRGVVTDVLEHGAEILFIDYGNIEKVPHKLIKTIPKAIANECPFAICCTLVNVFPLDDVWPSVTRQLFRKAVSSKALLVHLIQMKKNMFVVDLFEMGSNNSITELLISSKLAEYIPHVPVEKNNKDVLEKARQLQHSEANTSKRSEKWQHCEGEVNQCRKETEKVKAHSNYKAINFKPGFEVSVRCSHINSPYDFWCQPLDGTQALEKLMDDIQLYYSAHTVPLHPEDSCCVAKSLQDGKWYRGLVIGNRKSHATVMLVDYGSVIQVRDDHLQAIRPEYLHLEGQAFRCSVANLIEPADPKYCGNWSPHACNLLKCFVLNSQDVLKCKVLSLLNVKNKGLCNVVFLHNTQTQQSITNILIEQGHARVATLSTRQNSDVFPESFFYSSFDLRPGDEEQVYVTHVNSQCEVYCQLKRNTEIIEDLETKISQDSENIMQAGSGAVVRKLCLAKYFDGKWYRGMMLPVQLSLHVGVFFVDYGNTKISEIKSIMSIPRSSEDLLYTPMQAIRFNLRSVPAGELYADALEFLISAVLNKLLKAVVRGKRDDGSFDVELFDGEININEKVKELISTQKPKTAVRCAISNTKTTKDKYKNPQEGQCAASCKTLNGTKINNTKNPLLSRSLNKYARAKKESEHNAKRSGSINPQIRSTSGDQNIKSKDTQKREKSQLVRFPDKTINPGFRAKCFVSHIDSFSSFFLQLSDDESAILKMGKNLNSSLFKDSLKIVSHWSVSDVVLSVFEDDGLYRSVVKNKEDSSRYKVEFVDYGNSSVVEKEKIYPLPEELLSHPRFSIPCSLMNTRAFRDEASFIEAVMDKPLMVEFVRQYGIQWQVNIEVLDGEAGNNIPSSSFVAESKEESPSLLSESTEIQTESPCKENLGEDGHQSEKSREAGSILESKSLMPQPSVKQQVRTSMRVRRTCNRKKIHKKSKTSSVLVEKRGQPDRFLPQTIQVRDTETGTILSVQSNGSFYVRLTKNNNMLTSMERHITNNVMKYKTVPEEDIKQNLKCLVKAEDGQWQRAVIQQTRERWLEVFLVDHGITEDIPIGPVLQQYTYLKRIPNLALLCKMNSLGFSEGKAAHQCWYETLKPLVGTEVRLIFVSFSVTDKVWLVEIVLSGLLLVDQIKASLQQNGEKTTLADETQSEILPDGFTADVSTPQLLFFPPLETDKAYHGFATAVTTPFEFCVVLDDLHLVMKNVFIMLDDLHGNMPPLPEAHLVPGACCLLKSESKNKWCRGEIIHADTMVVLNLVDYGHHECIPYDDFSKLKQLPVELTNLQKTTYPCILRGVKPVGVDGQWTDEAAVFFQHCLYQKNLQIFFKALGSNSTWTVDILTDGVHVAKKLVDAGHANYTDVILGLRFQVLGSCKQPQVCGADEEEVCNEVEATDGCDGNTSVNTEPKSSQ; encoded by the exons ATGCAGTCCATGCCAGGATCAGAACATCTAAA GTCACACGACTCCGGTGTACCGACACAACATGCCCTTTGGTCAGTGGATCTCAAATGTACTCACTTGGACTGGAGCCCCAAAGCCACCCTGATACACTTCCAGGGACAGTACCCTTCCATATGTGAACTGGACTACCACATCCTGCAGCAAGAACTTCAGAATGTATCAAAGACTGAAGCTGCAGTGGACATAGCAGATTTTTGCCTGGTTGAAGATGTGTCTTCAGCTCGCTGGTTCAGAGGAAGAGTTCAAAACCGAAAGGAGGACTTGCTTGATGTTTTCCTCATAGATTGTGGAAATGTTCTGAGTGTCGACGTCGCTCACATAAGATCCTGTACGGATGACTTGTTCATCCTGCCTCCAAAAATAGTCAGTGGGTTTCTCGCGAATGTGCTGATTCTCCAGAATTGTTCTCCCTCAGTTATTGAGGGATATTTATCGAGCCTGATTGGAAAAAATGTCACGGGTTTCATCACAGCTCTTCTTCCTCACAaagttgtcctgttggaagtgCCCAACATCAACTCTGATCTTGTTCGACATGGCTTTGGGAGGCATGTGGACAGAGACACATTCCTGCTGCTGGTTAGCTTGCTTACAGAGGTGCCACTCAAACAAAACATGGAGCCAGTTCCTGACCTACTCATTGAAAAATCAAGAGGACAAACATTTTGCTACAAATCATCCAGCTTGCGGGGTTATAAGGACATTTTGTCTTTCTGTGGGCTTAAGTTGAGTTTTGGGACACATAATAAAGTGCGAGTAACTGCTGCTGTCAACCCCGGGCTGTTTTACTGTCAGATGGCTAACGCAACAGCAGAGCTCTGCCAATTTTCAAAGAAGCTGGCTAAGGTTTGTGAAGACAAAATCAAAGGAGACAGTCAGAAGACTCCAGAGAACCTGGGTGTTTTGTGTGCAGTTAAAGGAAAAGATCAGGGATGGTACAGAGGCTTAGTGCAGTTTCTGCCAGCCCACTCTCAAgtaagagttttctttattgacTATGGGTTCTTTGAGACAGCAAAAGTTGAGAACGTCCACCGTTTGCCACCTGAATTTTACTCAGCGCAAATTATGGCGTTCCCGTGCCAACTTCCCTCTCTGGCTGATCAGGAAATGCCGTTCAGAACGCAGCAGCTCAGTTTCCTAAAGGCAGGCTTGCTTGGAGCAGTTCTGGAAGTGGAGATCACTGGTTTTGATAAAGAAAATCATTTGTACACCATCAAGGTGCTAAGCGATGAAGACTCGCATGTGGAAGAACCCAAGCCTATCCACAACCTTACCTCTGAGCCACTTTCAGATGTTGTGGAACTGCCACCTCTGGACCGATATGAGAACTACGAGAAAATCCTGAGTGAAGCATTATGCAAAACCATGGAAGCAGAGGACGTGCAGGTTGGCTCTATCTTTGTGGGCTATGTTGAGTATGCTCAGGATCCAAACCACTTCTGGATCCGAACCCAAAAACGCAATCAGGAGTTTGAGGAAATGATGACCAAAATAAGAGATTACTTCAGTCAGGTGAAGCTGGATGAAGATGTTCTGAATCCAGAGGTAGGGGCGATGTGCTGTGCACTGTATGAAGAAGATATGCATTTCTACAGGGGTGTGGTGACAGATGTTCTCGAGCATGGAGCCGAAATCCTTTTTATCGACTATGGGAACATTGAAAAAGTGCCGCACAAGTTGATAAAGACCATACCCAAGGCGATTGCCAACGAATGCCCGTTTGCCATCTGTTGTACACTTGTTAACGTTTTTCCGTTAGATGACGTTTGGCCCAGCGTGACACGTCAGTTGTTCAGAAAAGCTGTGTCCAGCAAAGCCTTGCTTGTCCACCTAATccagatgaaaaaaaacatgtttgttgttGACTTGTTCGAGATGGGAAGTAACAACAGCATCACGGAGCTCTTGATCTCTTCCAAACTGGCTGAATACATTCCCCATGTACCTgtggagaaaaataacaaagatgtTTTGGAGAAAGCCAGGCAACTCCAACATTCTGAAGCAAACACTAGTAAAAGGTCAGAGAAGTGGCAGCATTGTGAAGGGGAAGTGAACCAGTGCAGAAAGGAAACTGAGAAGGTTAAAGCCCATTCTAACTACAAAGCTATAAATTTCAAGCCAGGGTTTGAGGTCTCCGTACGCTGCTCACACATCAACTCTCCATATGACTTCTGGTGCCAGCCTTTAGATGGAACTCAAGCTTTGGAGAAGCTCATGGATGACATCCAGCTCTATTACTCAGCTCACACAGTCCCCCTCCATCCTGAAGATTCGTGTTGTGTTGCCAAGTCCCTGCAGGATGGAAAATGGTACAGGGGTTTGGTCATTGGAAATAGGAAGAGCCACGCCACAGTGATGCTGGTTGACTACGGCTCTGTTATCCAGGTCAGAGATGATCATCTTCAGGCAATCAGGCCAGAATATCTTCATTTGGAAGGACAAGCATTCAGGTGCAGCGTTGCTAACCTGATTGAACCAGCAGATCCAAAATACTGTGGCAATTGGAGTCCGCATGCATGCAACTTGCTAAAATGTTTTGTCCTCAACAGCCAAGATGTTCTGAAATGTAAAGTTTTATCCCTGTtgaatgtgaaaaacaaaggcCTATGCAACGTTGTTTTTCTCCACAACACCCAAACGCAGCAAAGCATCACGAACATACTCATAGAACAGGGACATGCAAGAGTAGCAACTTTGTCAACAAGGCAGAACTCCGACGTGTTCCCTGAGTCTTTCTTCTACTCGTCATTTGATCTAAGACCTGGAGATGAAGAACAGGTCTACGTTACGCACGTCAACAGCCAGTGCGAAGTCTACTGCCAGCTCAAGAGGAACACAGAAATCATTGAAGATCTCGAGACTAAAATCTCACAGGACAGTGAAAACATCATGCAAGCTGGTTCAGGAGCTGTTGTAAGGAAGTTGTGCCTCGCGAAATACTTTGACGGCAAATGGTACCGGGGCATGATGCTACCCGTTCAGTTGTCCCTGCATGTTGGCGTGTTCTTCGTCGACTACGGAAACACAAAAATATCCGAAATAAAATCCATCATGTCCATTCCCAGGAGCTCTGAAGATCTGCTGTACACGCCGATGCAAGCTATAAGATTTAATCTCCGTTCAGTGCCCGCCGGGGAGCTCTATGCAGACGCCCTGGAGTTCCTCATCAGTGCCGTCCTCAACAAGCTACTGAAAGCAGTCGTACGTGGAAAGAGGGACGATGGGTCTTTTGATGTTGAGCTGTTTGATGGAGAGATCAACATCAATGAGAAGGTGAAGGAGCTCATTTCTACCCAGAAACCAAAGACTGCAGTCAGATGTGCCATAAGCAACACAAAAACTACaaaagataaatataaaaatccaCAGGAAGGGCAGTGTGCAGCTTCATGTAAAACTCTCAATGGAACAAAAATCAATAACACCAAAAATCCTTTGCTTAGCAGGTCTCTGAACAAGTACGCCAGAGCAAAAAAAGAGAGTGAGCATAATGCAAAGAGGTCTGGTTCTATAAACCCTCAAATCAGATCTACCAGTGGAGACCAAAATATAAAGTCAAAGGACACACAGAAAAGAGAAAAGTCCCAGTTAGTGCGGTTCCCGGATAAAACCATAAATCCTGGCTTTAGGGCAAAATGTTTTGTGTCCCACATCGACTCCTTTAGCAGCTTCTTCCTCCAGTTGTCAGATGACGAATCCGCCATCCtgaaaatgggcaaaaatctcAACTCGAGTCTCTTCAAGGATTCCTTAAAGATTGTCTCGCACTGGAGCGTCAgtgatgttgttttgtctgtgtttgaGGACGACGGTTTGTACCGTTCAGTTGTGAAGAACAAGGAAGATAGTTCCCGCTACAAAGTGGAGTTTGTGGACTATGGAAACTCATCAGTTGTAGAAAAGGAAAAGATATACCCTCTACCAGAGGAGCTCCTGTCCCACCCAAGGTTCAGCATACCATGTTCATTGATGAACACAAGAGCATTTAGAGATGAAGCGTCTTTCATTGAAGCTGTGATGGACAAGCCACTCATGGTTGAGTTTGTTCGGCAGTATGGGATTCAGTGGCAAGTCAACATTGAGGTTCTTGATGGAGAAGCTGGAAATAACATACCTAGCAGTTCATTTGTAGCAGAAAGTAAGGAAGAGTCTCCCTCACTTTTATCTGAATCCACTGAGATTCAGACTGAGAGTCCCTGCAAGGAGAACCTCGGAGAAGACGGCCACCAAAGCGAAAAGTCCAGAGAAGCAGGATCCATCTTAGAAAGTAAGAGCTTGATGCCACAACCATCAGTCAAGCAGCAGGTCCGAACCTCCATGCGGGTGAGACGAACatgcaacagaaaaaagatTCACAAGAAATCCAAAACATCGTCTGTCCTCGTTGAGAAGAGGGGTCAACCAGATAGATTCCTCCCTCAAACCATTCAGGTCAGAGACACAGAAACTGGGACCATCCTTTCAGTCCAGAGTAACGGTAGCTTTTATGTCAGACTcactaaaaacaacaacatgctTACATCAATGGAAAGACATATAACAAACAACGTAATGAAGTACAAGACTGTGCCTGAGGAGGATATCAAACAAAACCTGAAATGCTTAGTCAAGGCTGAGGATGGCCAGTGGCAGAGAGCTGTTATTCAGCAGACACGTGAGAGATGGCTTGAGGTCTTTCTGGTGGATCATGGAATAACAGAAGACATTCCCATAGGGCCTGTTCTACAGCAGTATACCTACCTGAAGAGGATCCCAAACCTTGCTCTGTTGTGCAAGATGAACAGTCTTGGTTTCAGTGAGGGGAAAGCAGCTCATCAGTGCTGGTATGAAACACTCAAACCATTAGTAGGCACTGAGGTCAGGCTGATATTCGTGAGTTTTTCTGTGACTGATAAAGTTTGGCTGGTTGAAATAGTCCTGAGTGGACTGTTGCTTGTGGATCAAATCAAGGCCTCGCTGCAGCAGAATGGAGAAAAGACCACATTAGCAGATGAAACCCAAAGTGAGATTTTACCAGATGGATTCACAGCAGATGTAAGCACACCTCAGCTGCTCTTCTTTCCTCCTCTTGAGACTGACAAAGCATACCATGGCTTCGCAACTGCAGTTACCACTCCCTTTGAGTTTTGTGTTGTACTTGATGATTTGCACCTCGTCATGAAGAACGTGTTCATCATGTTGGATGACCTGCATGGAAATATGCCTCCTCTTCCTGAGGCCCACCTGGTGCCAGGCGCCTGTTGCCTGTTGAAGTCCGAATCCAAGAACAAGTGGTGCAGGGGTGAAATCATACACGCTGACACCATGGTGGTCCTGAACCTCGTCGATTATGGACATCACGAGTGCATACCGTACGATGACTTCTCCAAGCTGAAGCAGCTTCCGGTGGAGCTAACAAACCTTCAGAAGACAACTTACCCCTGCATCCTGAGAGGGGTGAAGCCGGTTGGTGTGGACGGACAGTGGACTGATGAGGCGGCAGTCTTCTTCCAGCATTGTTTGTACCAGAAGAACCTTCAGATCTTCTTCAAAGCGTTGGGCTCCAACTCCACCTGGACAGTGGACATTCTTACTGATGGAGTCCATGTTGCCAAGAAGCTGGTGGATGCTGGACATGCCAACTATACAGATGTAATTCTTGGACTCAG GTTTCAGGTGTTGGGTTCCTGTAAACAACCTCAGGTTTGTGGtgctgatgaagaggaggtcTGCAATGAAGTTGAGGCCACTGATGGGTGTGATGGGAACACCTCAGTCAACACTGAGCCCAAATCCAGTCAAT